TGGACGGGTAGCGCTCCAGGGTCGTCGAGGTGGCCTGGCGGCCCAGGTAGTCGTAGGTCGCCTGGGTCTGGGCGCCGGTGCCGTCCGTCGCGGTGCGCTGCTCGCCGTCCGCGTCGTAGGTGGCGTGGGTCTTGGTGCCGTCGGGCTCGGTGATCTGGGCCAGGTCGCCCAGCTGGTCGTAGAGGTACGACGTGGTTCTGCCGCCGGGTGTGGTCTCGCCGGTCTGGTTGCCCTCGCTGTCGTACGTCCAGACCGTCGTGCCCGCATCGGGAGTTGACGCCCCGGCCGGGGTGTACGACGGGAGGGTCTCGCTGACCTTGTTGCCGACGGCGTCGTAGGCCGTGGTGGTGACCTGGCCGAGCGGGTCCTTCTCCGCGACCGCCTCGCCGAAGGTGTTGAAGCCGCTGGTGGTGACCGGGTTGACGGGCTGGGCGCTCGCGGGGGTGCCGTCCGGCTCCGCCTGGACCGTCGGCGCGGTGGTGACCGCGAGGTTGCCGGCCTCGTCGTACGCGTAGCTGGTGGTGTGCTGCTCGGGGTCCGTCATGGACGTGGGCAGGCCGCGCTTGTCGTACGTGTACGTGGTGGTCTGCTGGTTCGACGAGCCGACCGTGCCGCCCGAACGGCCCTTGCCGTACAGGGAGTTGATCTCGCTCGCGGACAGCGCGCGCTGGTAGGTCTGGACGTTGCTGGCCGCGCCGTTCACCGCGTTGCTGACGGCGCCCGAGGCGGTCTTCGCGCCGCCGATGGACAGCGGGCCGGAGCCGGTCCACGGGGCCGGGTTGCTCGCGGTGCCCGCGAGCGTGCCGTTGACGTACAGGTTCATGGTGCCGGTCGACGCGTCGAAGACGCCGACCAGCTGGGTCCAGGTGTTCAGCGCCGGGGCGCTGGAGGCGTAGGCGTTGTAGTACGCCGACGGGGTGCCGGAGGAGTCCGTGCTGGGTGAGATCAGGCGGTAGACGCCCTGGCTGGAGGAGTACTGGAGGTAGAAGGACGAGCGGTTGGTGCCGCCCTGCGCGACGAAGGTGCGGAACGTCGAGGTGTCCGACAGCTTCACCCACGCCGAGACGGTGTAGGAGGAACTGGTGTCCAGGACCGGGCCGTTGGTGGCGATGATGTCGCCGTTGCCCGAGGTGTCGCCGCTGAACTGGGCGGCGTCGTCGGACCAGGTCACGCCCGGTCCGGCGGTGGCGGTGTTGCCGGTGCCGGACGCGTCGGTGACGGATCTGCCGGACGTCTGGTTCAGCTTCCACCAGCCCGCCGGGTGCCCCGAGGAGTCGCCGTACAGCGTCTCGCTGAGCAGGTTGCCCATGTCGTCGTACGAGTCGGTGGTGGTGTGGTCGTAACCGGTCGAGTCGTGGTCGTTCTCCGACGCCACCTGGTCGTCCGGGGTGTACGAAACGGACGACACCCGGTCGACACCGGTCGGGTCGACGGTCGTCGACGTCGTGCGGTCGGAGGCGTCGACCGTGTACTGGGTGACGGTCTCGCCGTTGTCGGTCGCCTGGCTGAGCAGGTTGCCGGCCGCGTCGTAGGTGTCCGACTCCAGGACGTACGTGCCGGTGCCGTCGGAGCTGGTCTTCTTCACCGTCGCGGTGAGGCCGTCGTCGGTGTAGGTGTACGACGTCTTGTTGCCCATCGCGTCCGTGATCGACGCCAGCCGGTCGGCCGGGTCGTAGGCCCGCGAGGACTCCACCAGCTTGGCCGCGGTCTGCGGGCTGACGGGGTCGCCGGTGTACATCAGCGACTGCGTGAGCAGGTTGCCGTTGTCGTCGTACGTGTAGTCGGTCTCGTTGCCGGCGCTCGTCACCTCCTTGGTCTTGTTGCCGGAGGTGTCGTACGTGTACGTCGTCGTGTTGCCGTACGACGTGCCCGCCGCCACGTTGGCGTCGGACTCGGTGGCCAGGCGGTCGTAGGCGTCGTAGGTCTGGGTCTCGGTGCGCGGGGAGTCGCCGCCCTGCGCGTCGGCGACGGTCTGGGAGAGGACGTCGCCGTCGTCGTCGTAGACCGTGCTGGAGACGGCGGCGTGGTCGGCGCCCTGCGCGCGGTCGGAGATCTTCGGGTCGCGCTCGGTGACCACCTGGCCGTTCTTGTCGTACTCGTAGCTCGTGGTCAGGCCGGCCGGGTAGGTGTCGGAGACGACCTTCTGGCTGAGCACCTGGCCCACGCCGTCATAGGTGTACGACGTGACCAGGCCGATGGCGTCCGTGGTGGAGGCGACGTCGCCGTTCGCGAGGTACGACACCGAGTTGACCGCGCCGCCGGGGCTGACCGTCTTCACCGGCAGACCCTTGGGCACGACCCCGCCGTCGGCGGACGGGTAGGTGCTGGTGCCGTCGCTGTAGACGGTGGTCGTCGCGCGGCCGGCCGGGAAGCCGGGGACGGCCGGGCCGGTGACGGTGGTCTGGTTGCCCGCCGAGTCGTAGGCGTACGACGTCAGGTACGTGGTGTCCGTCGCGGACGCGGAGCGGCCGTCGCGCTCGGTCAGCAGCTGGTCGTTGCGCGGGTCGGCGGTGGTCAGCTGGGCGGTCGTGTCGTCCGGGTAGTACGTGTAGTACTCGGTGTCGCACTTGTTGGCGACCTGGTCCTGGCAGGACGTGGACGAGACGATGTTGCCGCGGACGTCGTGGCCGGTGGTGCTGACCGCGCCGTTGGGGTCGGTGACCGTGTGCTCGAAGCCGGCCGTGTCGTAGCCGAAGCTCGTCCTGTTGCCGAGGCCGTCGGTCTCGGTCAGGGCGCGGTTGCCGTTGGTGACGTCGTAGGTGTACGTCAGCGTGGAGGTCGTCGGCGAGGTCACCTTGACCGTCTCCACCGGGAGCAGCCCGCTGGAGTTCTTCGCCGCCTCGACGTGTGCGGCGACGTCGGCCGCGCTGAGCGCCGAGTGGTAGAAGGCCGCGTCGGCGATCGAACCGGTGAAGTGGCTGACGTCTCCCGGGGAGTCGAGCCAGCTCTTGGCGAAACCGGCGCCCAGGTAGAGGTGGGTGTAGGTCTGGTCGGCCGGGGTGCCGGAGTAGCTGGACTGCTGGACGCCGTCCAGGTACAGGGTCTGGGTGGCGCCGGAGACCGTGAGGGCCACGTGGTGCCAGGTGTTGTCGGTGACCGTGCCGGTCGAGCCGAACGCCGTGGAGCCGGAGCCGCTGCCCGAGTAGTAGTGGCCGTGCAGTTTGTTGTCACTGCCGACGTACAGCAGGGGCGCCCAGGTGCCGGACGTGGTGGTCGCCCCGGAGATCGCCGTCGACTGGGCGCCGACGATGACGCCCTTGGTGGCGGTCTTGAACCAGAGTTCGAGGCTGCGGTCGCTGGTGCCGAACTGCACGGAGGTCGGCAGTTCGACGTAGGAGGCGCTGCCGTCGAAGGTCGCGGCCTTGGAGTCGCTGAACGGGCCGGTCGCGCCGAGTGTCACCCCGCTGTACGTGCCGTTGCCGCCGTGCACCTCGTTGAGGGCCGCGGCCGCGCCGGCCGCCTCGCCGAGCCGGTAGTAGCCCGCGGGCCCGCCGCCGAGCACCGCGCCGCGGTAGGTCTGGCTGGAGCCGGCGACCGTGGGCGCGGCCAGCTTCCAGACGCCGCCGTTCTCGTCGGTGAGCTGCGTCAGCGTCGTGGTCGCCGGGTCGTACGTCATCGTGGCGAAGGACTTGCCGGACGGGCGCTTGACCGAGGTGAGCAGGCTGGAGGAGTGAGTGCCGTACTGGTAGAGGGAGTTGACGTCGGCGGCGACCAACGGCCGTCCGTACCAGGCGGCGTCGGCTATCGAGCCGTTGAAGTAGGTCGCGGTCCCGGTGCCGTCGGTGGTGCTGCTGTGCGGCTCGTCGGGCCAGCTGCCGCCGAGGAAGCCGGTACCGAGGTAGTTGAAGACCTGGTTCTTGCCGAAGGCCACCGCGCTCTTGATGGAGACGGTGCCGGTGCGCGAGCCGACCTTCGTGTTGTCCAGGAACAGCGTCTGCGAGTTGCCCGCTGCGCTCAGCACCACGTGGTGCCACTTGCCGTCGGCCACGGACGCCGAGGACACGATCGGGTTGATGCCGCCGCTGTACCAGAACTCGGCGTTCAGCTTGCCGTCGGTGCCGACGTAGACCGACGGCGTGTAGAAGCCGGCCGCCTTCACCGAGCTGATCGGCTGGGAGGCGTACGAGTAGAGCACGCCCGCTCCGCCCGAGGTCTTGAACCACAGGGACAGCGCGCCCGAGTCGGTGTCGTTGCCGGTGTTCTTCGGCAGCGCGACGTCGGAGGTGGTGCCGTTGAAGGTGGCCGCGGTGGAGGAGGAGCCGGTGAGCGGTCCTGCCGCGCCGAGCGTCACGTTCTCGTACGTGGCGTTCTTGGTGCCCTCGTTGGCGAGGACCGCGTCCTTGGCGGTGGTGCCGGAGCTCTCCGTGAGCGGCCAGGCCGCGCTCGGGTCGAGGTCGAGGGAGGCGTTCTGGTACTGCGAGCCGGTCGTGTAGCCGTATGCCGTGCACTTCGTCGTCGACGACGGCGCGCACACGGTGGTCAACTGGTCGCCGGTGTAACCGTAGTTCCAGGTCAGCACGGTCGCCGGATCGGGCTTGCCGTTCGCGTCGACGCCGACCGGATCGGTGGTCACGGTCGCGACGTGCGCGGCGAGGGCGCCGGACGGGGTGGACCAGGCGAGGTTCAGGGTGCGGCCGGACACGGTGGACTTCATCTGCGTGACCTGGTGGCTGGTGTTCCAGGTGAGCGCGATGGAGCGCCCGTTGGCGTCCGTGACGGTGGTGAGGCCGTAGTTGCCCGACGTCAGCAGGGTGGTGAAGGCGTAGACCGTGTCGTCCTTGTCGGTCAGGCGGTAGCCGCCGGTGCTGACCGTGGCGAACGTGGCCCAGCGGCCGGTGCCGGGGGCGAAGGTGCCGTCGCTGTTCTTGCCGTAGCCGACCTGTGAGCCGTCCGGATAGGTGACGTTGACGCTGGTGACGGCCCCGGCGGCGCTGTACTGCTCGGTGGCGCGCGCGTCGAAGATGGACGACCAGCCGGAACCGAAGGCTCCGGTCCAGCGCGGGTCACGGGAGTTGTAGTCGCGCTCGACGTCGAGGGACGGGCCGACGGTGGAGATCGAGGCGTCCGTGTCGGAGGTGGTGTAGTTGCCGATGGACGCGTCGAAGCCGTGGTCGCTGCTGTTCTGCGACAGCTCCGAGGTGACGGCGGGCTGGGGTACCTGGACGGA
The nucleotide sequence above comes from Streptomyces sp. N50. Encoded proteins:
- a CDS encoding LamG-like jellyroll fold domain-containing protein — its product is MPAGKLAWGKNYNWEVQAYDSATGLYSPADPYELSVQVPQPAVTSELSQNSSDHGFDASIGNYTTSDTDASISTVGPSLDVERDYNSRDPRWTGAFGSGWSSIFDARATEQYSAAGAVTSVNVTYPDGSQVGYGKNSDGTFAPGTGRWATFATVSTGGYRLTDKDDTVYAFTTLLTSGNYGLTTVTDANGRSIALTWNTSHQVTQMKSTVSGRTLNLAWSTPSGALAAHVATVTTDPVGVDANGKPDPATVLTWNYGYTGDQLTTVCAPSSTTKCTAYGYTTGSQYQNASLDLDPSAAWPLTESSGTTAKDAVLANEGTKNATYENVTLGAAGPLTGSSSTAATFNGTTSDVALPKNTGNDTDSGALSLWFKTSGGAGVLYSYASQPISSVKAAGFYTPSVYVGTDGKLNAEFWYSGGINPIVSSASVADGKWHHVVLSAAGNSQTLFLDNTKVGSRTGTVSIKSAVAFGKNQVFNYLGTGFLGGSWPDEPHSSTTDGTGTATYFNGSIADAAWYGRPLVAADVNSLYQYGTHSSSLLTSVKRPSGKSFATMTYDPATTTLTQLTDENGGVWKLAAPTVAGSSQTYRGAVLGGGPAGYYRLGEAAGAAAALNEVHGGNGTYSGVTLGATGPFSDSKAATFDGSASYVELPTSVQFGTSDRSLELWFKTATKGVIVGAQSTAISGATTTSGTWAPLLYVGSDNKLHGHYYSGSGSGSTAFGSTGTVTDNTWHHVALTVSGATQTLYLDGVQQSSYSGTPADQTYTHLYLGAGFAKSWLDSPGDVSHFTGSIADAAFYHSALSAADVAAHVEAAKNSSGLLPVETVKVTSPTTSTLTYTYDVTNGNRALTETDGLGNRTSFGYDTAGFEHTVTDPNGAVSTTGHDVRGNIVSSTSCQDQVANKCDTEYYTYYPDDTTAQLTTADPRNDQLLTERDGRSASATDTTYLTSYAYDSAGNQTTVTGPAVPGFPAGRATTTVYSDGTSTYPSADGGVVPKGLPVKTVSPGGAVNSVSYLANGDVASTTDAIGLVTSYTYDGVGQVLSQKVVSDTYPAGLTTSYEYDKNGQVVTERDPKISDRAQGADHAAVSSTVYDDDGDVLSQTVADAQGGDSPRTETQTYDAYDRLATESDANVAAGTSYGNTTTYTYDTSGNKTKEVTSAGNETDYTYDDNGNLLTQSLMYTGDPVSPQTAAKLVESSRAYDPADRLASITDAMGNKTSYTYTDDGLTATVKKTSSDGTGTYVLESDTYDAAGNLLSQATDNGETVTQYTVDASDRTTSTTVDPTGVDRVSSVSYTPDDQVASENDHDSTGYDHTTTDSYDDMGNLLSETLYGDSSGHPAGWWKLNQTSGRSVTDASGTGNTATAGPGVTWSDDAAQFSGDTSGNGDIIATNGPVLDTSSSYTVSAWVKLSDTSTFRTFVAQGGTNRSSFYLQYSSSQGVYRLISPSTDSSGTPSAYYNAYASSAPALNTWTQLVGVFDASTGTMNLYVNGTLAGTASNPAPWTGSGPLSIGGAKTASGAVSNAVNGAASNVQTYQRALSASEINSLYGKGRSGGTVGSSNQQTTTYTYDKRGLPTSMTDPEQHTTSYAYDEAGNLAVTTAPTVQAEPDGTPASAQPVNPVTTSGFNTFGEAVAEKDPLGQVTTTAYDAVGNKVSETLPSYTPAGASTPDAGTTVWTYDSEGNQTGETTPGGRTTSYLYDQLGDLAQITEPDGTKTHATYDADGEQRTATDGTGAQTQATYDYLGRQATSTTLERYPSTRTLTTQYLYDVTSGNPYGAHVSSVKSPGNVSTSYAYNRAGDVTSTTDGAGNSTAYAYDFDDNNTKTTLADGSYTVTDYNADDDPTATRSYDANGTLLYGTSQQYDGNGNLTAATDANQHTTRWTYDAAGTITQQVEPVDATTSITTSFGYDAAGNRTRFTDGRGNSWRYTYTPWGQQEKTIEPTTSQYTSAADTTTTLAYDADGNVTSATAPGGTTTSMTYDANDQLKTMTGAGAEAASAKHSFSYDADGRVTSADTDTAGTAGAVDYQASTHDAFTYDDRGDVLSASGSAGSSSFTYNDDGSMLSRTDAAGTQSYGYDTAGRLSTLDDAASGTHLSYTYDQLNDLKTIKYGSTGQTRTFTYNSAHELSNDVLVQGASTLSSFAYGYDNNGNLTSKTTAGVTGASANTYAYDWSDRLTSWNNGTTTTAYQYDASGNRVRVGSDVYTYDARDQLTSDGTNSYAYSARGTMTSESSTANGTAAFRTDAFGGQIVAGEQSYTLDALGRNITDTDTAASSTRAFAYSGADNTIATDGDASYTYDPGGGLVGIKQTGSSTGALALTDLHDDVVGTFASGATTLSGSATYDPLGKVTATLTLIGHLGFQSGWTEPGTGDVGTASRWYNPDTGEFLNKDSVSLDATPDSVAANPFAYVDDNPMVGTDQSGHCSMWSFSCDVKKAKHAVKKVKHAAKAVYHAAKHVAKKVVHAVKHAAKKVVHKVKDVYRATVRVTRRVYHYTVRHVKRVYHAAVHAVHTAYHKVSKAAHRVVHTVKKAAHKVAHAVKKAAKAVAHATRTAYHATVKAVKTTAKFVKNHAAAITSIVVSTAVFAGCEAATWGVGTIGCAALAGAAGSLVEQGFKCAENGGGDCSAGAFAGSAVEGAVSGALGGALGSLGGKLLAKAAPKAMEVVGGLFGKGASEAGEAGAADATDEAASAAESEGAGTKSQSQSGSCPHSFTGSTRVLMADGTTKAIEQMKVGDTIANSVPGVTSTEAHKVTAVIVTHTDHDFVDLTIKATAVAGAKKGVKAGAKSLGKKVARKAAFGLAASAAVLGALGASHGHGADQAPATKTVAAVSSATSGQSTKAAQGGSSDAQGAHLTTTFHHPFYDETQSAFVEGKDLKAGDVLQTPTGTAEVTGVRLYHANTTTYDLTIGSLHTYFVQAGSTSVLVHNCDAEKIAAGAKSLADDIHQSIPSSFARDVFRTTAVTAARRADGSLVHVVSGAGRGLEKAQVDYISSLGRSDIEIATNMEGAHAEATAVHYMAQNDLTPVAGGVSRNACAPDGCEDFLGQVGAEMTGPVTPGTSAKIPGQSMYVWRGHEAWTNFLAAAGYR